Proteins encoded in a region of the Lepisosteus oculatus isolate fLepOcu1 chromosome 23, fLepOcu1.hap2, whole genome shotgun sequence genome:
- the LOC138224792 gene encoding histone H2B 1/2-like — MKMPEPAKSAAKKGSKKAVTKTAGKGGKKRRKTRKESYAIYVYKVLKQVHPDTGISSKAMGIMNSFVSDIFERIAGEASRLAHYNKRSTITSREIQTAVRLLLPGELAKHAVSEGTKAVTKYTSSK, encoded by the coding sequence ATGAAGATGCCTGAACCAGCGAAATCCGCAGCCAAGAAGGGCTCCAAGAAAGCCGTGACCAAGACGGCCGGGAAGGGCGGCAAGAAGCGCAGAAAGACCAGGAAGGAGAGCTACGCCATCTACGTGTACAAGGTGCTGAAGCAGGTGCACCCGGACACCGGCATCTCGTCGAAGGCCATGGGCATCATGAACTCGTTCGTCAGCGACATCTTCGAGCGCATCGCCGGCGAGGCCTCCCGCCTGGCGCACTACAACAAGCGCTCCACCATCACCTCCCGGGAGATCCAGACCGCCGTGCGCCTGCTGCTGCCCGGAGAGCTGGCCAAGCACGCCGTGTCCGAGGGCACCAAGGCCGTCACCAAGTACACCAGCTCCAAGTAA